A window of the Branchiostoma lanceolatum isolate klBraLanc5 chromosome 13, klBraLanc5.hap2, whole genome shotgun sequence genome harbors these coding sequences:
- the LOC136446928 gene encoding cyclin-dependent kinase 5 activator 1-like, with product MGTVLSLSPPRTRRDCGIIHDDGTVSVSHFNALNSAKCTQKEPKSSKKHPIFISALSWKKFVVSTKKKVGIGGSNVGTSVPNGSGSRLKLNLSTINSSAPGNHNLRDPTVKKSFSCFNLNSSLQQNPSARALNNNTIKKSTSCHLSPKKIVLQASTSELLKCLGEFLRKRCPKLRDFEPSDAVMWLRAVDRSLLLQGWQDQAFVSPANVVFVYLLCRELVTEDIGTEHELQAVVLTCLYLSYSYMGNEISYPLKPFLVEENKDKFWDRCLKIINEMSAKMLKINSDPNYFTDIFCELKTMGAKGA from the coding sequence ATGGGCaccgttctctctctctccccgcCGCGCACCCGGCGGGACTGCGGTATCATCCACGACGACGGCACCGTCTCTGTGTCCCACTTCAACGCGCTGAACTCTGCCAAATGCACCCAGAAGGAGCCGAAATCCTCCAAGAAACACCCCATCTTCATCTCCGCGCTAAGCTGGAAGAAATTCGTGGTCAGCACGAAGAAGAAGGTCGGGATAGGCGGCAGCAATGTCGGCACGTCTGTGCCAAACGGAAGCGGGTCCCGACTAAAACTCAACCTCTCCACGATCAACTCCTCCGCCCCGGGGAACCACAACCTGCGGGACCCCACCGTGAAGAAATCCTTCTCATGCTTCAACCTGAACTCCTCTCTACAGCAGAACCCCTCCGCACGCGCCCTGAACAACAACACCATCAAGAAGTCAACCTCCTGTCATCTCAGCCCCAAGAAGATCGTCCTGCAGGCCTCCACCTCCGAGCTGCTCAAGTGTCTGGGCGAGTTCTTGAGAAAACGCTGCCCGAAACTGCGAGACTTTGAGCCGAGCGACGCTGTGATGTGGCTGCGGGCGGTAGACCGCAGTCTGCTGCTGCAAGGCTGGCAGGACCAGGCCTTTGTGTCCCCGGCTAACGTTGTGTTCGTGTACCTTCTCTGCCGCGAGCTGGTCACGGAAGACATCGGGACCGAGCACGAGCTCCAGGCCGTGGTTCTCACCTGTCTGTACCTGTCGTATTCGTACATGGGAAACGAGATCTCCTACCCTCTCAAGCCGTTCCTAGTGGAGGAGAACAAGGACAAATTCTGGGACCGCTGCTTGAAAATTATTAACGAGATGTCTGCCAAGATGCTCAAGATCAACTCGGACCCGAACTACTTCACGGACATCTTCTGCGAACTGAAAACCATGGGAGCCAAGGGCGCGTAG